The sequence GCCTTTGTCGCGGTGCCTGTGTGGCCGTTTATTGCCCGATGACGACGGTCACCGCACGGCGATTCTGCGCCCAGGCTTCTTCGGTCGAGCCGATCGCCGCCGGGCGTTCCTTGCCGTAGCTGATGACGCTGATGCGCGACGGATCGATGCCGAGCGAGGCGAGATAGTTTTTCGCGGCATTGGCGCGGCGCTCGCCGAGTGCGATATTATAATCGCGCGTGCCGCGTTCGTCGGCGTGGCCCTCCAGCGTGACGCGGACGGCAGGATTGCGCTGCAGCCACTGCGCCTGGCTTTGCAGCGTCGCCTGATCCTGCGCATCGACATTATATTGGTCGAAATCGAAAAAGATGCGGTCGGAGGTGACATTGGCGACGAAGTCTTCCTGCGATCCCGGAACGACGCCGGTGCCCGTGTCGACGCCCGTATCGGTCCCGGTGCCTTCGGGCGCGGGGGGCAGCGTGTCCGGGGCCTTTTTTGCGCAGGCGCCAACAGCAAGCATGGTGATCGCCGCGATCATCGCGGTGCTTTTGCGTATCGTCATGTCTTCTGTCCTCTTGTTCTGGTGGAGAAAAACCTTCGAGCGCGCATTTCCGCGCGGTCGCGACGCGAGTGTTGAACCCGATGGAGGCCCTTTGGTTCCGTGTTTGTCAAGGCAGCACCGGGCCCCAGCTGGGGTCTGATCCGTCCTGCGGGGTCGGCAGGCGGCGCAGGTTCACGCCGGTCAGGTCGACCTGCCACAGGCTCGACTTGCCCTCGCGCCCCGGCGTGGTGCGAAAGAACTGGATGACGCGGCCGTTCGGCGACCAGGTCGGCGCCTCGTCCTGCCAGCTGTTCGTCAGCATCCGTACCCCGCCGCCCGATGGCGTCATCACGCCGATGCGGAACTCGCCGCCGCCCATGCGGGTGAAGGCAATGAGGTCGCCGCGCGGCGACCATTCGGGGGTGGCATAGCGTCCGCCGCCAAAACTGATCCGCTGCTGGTTCGATCCGTCGATGTTCATCACATAAAGCTGCTGACTGCCCGACCGATCGCTTTCAAAGACGATCTTGCGCCCGTCGGGCGAGAAGCTGCCGCCGACGTCGATGCCCGGCGCGGTGGTGAGCCGCACCGGCGTGCCGCCGTTCGCCGAAATGCGATAGATGTCGGTGTTGCCGCCGACCGCCATCGAATAGAGAATCTGCGTCCCGTCGGGCGACCAGCGCGGCGCGAAGGTGGCGTTCGCGCTTTCGGTCACCAGCTTCTGCGTCCCCGACGCGACGTCATAGATGAACACGCGGACGCGGTTGTTGAGGTAGGAGACGTAGACGATCTTCTTGTAATCGGGCG is a genomic window of Sphingopyxis sp. FD7 containing:
- the pal gene encoding peptidoglycan-associated lipoprotein Pal; this translates as MTIRKSTAMIAAITMLAVGACAKKAPDTLPPAPEGTGTDTGVDTGTGVVPGSQEDFVANVTSDRIFFDFDQYNVDAQDQATLQSQAQWLQRNPAVRVTLEGHADERGTRDYNIALGERRANAAKNYLASLGIDPSRISVISYGKERPAAIGSTEEAWAQNRRAVTVVIGQ